TAACCCTGCTGTCACCATAGCCTTCGCCACCACCAAGAGATTTCCATGGAAACAGGTCAGTCAACCGCTCTGCTAatgtccatttttttttgcttttctcCTTGAACACGGCTTAGTTTGGTAAAATTGTTGAACCCCACGATCCAAATCAtctgaaaaacaagaaaagtcAAAGGCTTTGTCATTTTTGGTGAGAATTCCAAGCTTTTTAGGTTGGGAGATTCTTGAAAATCCTCactaattattgattttgatcAAGTAATTCAAAGAGGGTGTGCTGATTTGATTCTGATTCCAAGGCAATTAAAAATTGTTGCAGGTGCCAGCTTATGTGATAGCTCAAATTCTTGGATCAACATTGGCAAGTGGGACACTTAGGCTAATCTTTAATGGAGAAGAAGACCACTTTTCAGGGACTCTCCCAAGTGACTCATATTTGCAGACCTTTGTCATTGAATTCATCATCACATTTTACCTTATGTTTGTGGTCTCTGGCGTTGCCACTGACAATAGAGCCGTtagttcatcttcttcttcatgatTTACTCTAATTCCTACCTCTAAATTGCACTTGAATTTGGTTCATTCAACGCGTCTCTGTTTGTTGCCTGATTTTCTAGATTGGTGAACTTGCTGGACTTGCCGTCGGCGCCACAGTGCTTCTCAACGTCATGTTTGCAGGGTATTAGATTTCAACATCTTCAAAGAATTTTCATACTGAAAACATTAAACTATAAGAAACCCATTTGGCTATATCATCAAGAGACCTTCTTTAAGCTTGAAAATTTCAACATCTTTGTTTTTCAGGCCAATTACAGGAGCGTCCATGAATCCAGCCAGAAGCTTGGGGCCTGCAATAGTGTCAAGGCAGTTCAAAGGGTTGTGGATATACATCGTCGCTCCCATTTTGGGGGCAATTTCAGGTGCTTTGGTCTACAACACCATCAGGTTCACAGACAAACCTTTACGAGAAATCACCAAAAGTGCTTCTTTTCTCAGAGGACAAAGTCGTAGTGGCTCGCATTGAGGAGCTCTTACTTTTCTCACTTCTACAAAATGAAAGACTTTTGTAGGCTAACAAAAGGGTTCTCTTTTTAGTGTTCATTgtatttcaaagtttatgCAGATGGATTAGAGCGCAGGGAGAAAGttgtatgttttgtttttgttttacattATCCAAAGACATGGAAATCAGACAACTTTTTCAATGAGCTAAACTAAGAATCCCACATATGGATAAGGATGAGGTCAAACTTTGATGGCTGCCGGGAAGTTCACATGAATCCTGTTTGTCAATTCACAAGTTTCTTGAAAGGAGAGTACCTATGCCTCTTAATCGATACGTCAAACTCTTTTTCGTGCTCACACCTAGTAAAGCGAAGAATAGATTCTACGTTTGTGTTTCATAGATATGNttttttttttttttttttttttttttttggtataaccaatattattttatgtgagatcccacatcggttgggatgagaattaagtattttttataagggtgtggaaacctcttcctatcAGAgacgttttagaaaccttgagggaaaacctgaaaggaaaattctaaaaaggacaatatctaataaCTTAGGCTTGGGTGGAAACAAAGGGTGTCAGAGCCAGACAGAGGGTGGTGTGCGTTGGGCCTTGAGAGGGGTGAATTatgagtggattgtgagatcccacatcagtgggaagaacgaaatatttcttataagggtgtggaagtcTTTCTcactagtagacacgttttaagaaCTTGGGCCTTAGaagaggtgaattgtgagatctcatgtctGTTAGGAACGAAAACGTAACAtgtttttataagggtgcgaaaaagaaaaaatgtctGCTACCTAACTTTCCAATTTCATCAATCAATATTAAACCTATATTAAACATATGTATACAGAGATATTGGTGCTAGGTCGATGGAGACGATCATTCTCTGCTATTTTAAGGATAAAACGTTTAACCTTTTGAGTATATCTATGGATGAAGTTTGAGGTTTTAAACAGAGAATGCCAGACTGTTCAGTCTTTTCTCTTCAATCCAGCATCGTTTCTTACCAAACCCAGCTGTTAGAACAcatttcaacaacattttaaaaacaggATCTTATGGTTTTAtccagttttaaaacatttgctATAAAAACAGCATTCTTCTTCAAACCAATCAATCCAATTTCAAAGCTTCAACCAAATCAATCATGGCAGAGAGTTCAGCTTCCAACAATGAACGCCACAGTCTTTCTATGAGTGTCGAAGATGATTCTGCATCCGATTGTGTCTCTGTACTTCTCATTCAGAAGGTCTCTGGCTCTCTCTGTTCTTGTCTGAAAAACCCCATTTTCAAGCTTTGGGATTTGAATTAGaatgattgattttgttttgtctcGTTTTGGTGGAAACAGTTGATTGCAGAGGTTATGGGGACATATTTCGTGATATTTGCAGGCGAAGCATCAGTGGTTGTGAATTTGAGCAAAGATGGAGTCATCACTTTCCCAGGGATTTCAATTGTTTGGGGTTTGGTTGTAATGGTGATGATCTATTCCGTTGGCCACATTTCCGGTGCTCATTTTAACCCTGCTGTCACCATATCCTTTGCCATTACCAGAAGATTTCCATGGAGTGAGGTAATCTACCTCTCTCTCTGCAGCTCATTAAGCTTTTTCACTGCTGCTTATTCGATTCTGATGGcaacccaattcaaatttGCTGCAGGTGCCTTCATATCTGGCGGCTCAAGTTCTTGGATCAACATTAGCAAGTTGGACACTCAGGCtaatttttaatggaaaacAAGACCATTTTCCAGGAACTCTCCCAAGCGACTCATACATGCAGACCTTTGTCATTGAATTCATTATCACATTCTACCTCATGTTTGTGGTTTCTGGTGTTGCCACTGACAATAGAGCCGTTAGTTCCTATTTTTCTCCTCAAACTTTCTATGTTGAACTGAGTCGAAAGGACAATGAATCTAACCTTCCTTTATCTTACAGATTGGTGAACTTGCTGGACTCGCTGTCGGTGCTACCGTGCTTCTGAACGTGATGGTTGCAGGGTATTAAGCTGAATGTTGATGTTGTTTTAAGTAAAAAGCTTTATGAATACTTGACGAATCTAGTATCCCATCTTGTTCAGGCCAATTACAGGAGCATCCATGAATCCAGCCAGAAGCTTGGGGCCTGCATTAGTGTTTGCAGAATTCAAAGGATTATGGATTTACATGACAGCACCTATTCTAGGAGCAATATCAGGAGCGTTAGTGTATAATACCATCAGGTTCACAGACAAACCTCTACGAGAGATCGCTCGAAGTGCCTCGTTCCTCAAAAGTCGTCATGTCACCCCATGAAAATTTTTGAGACACCAAAGGGTTATATCGAAaggacttttttttattttttttttctttctttctttgtacTTTAAAACTTTACTATAGATGAGCTTCCAGTTACCAAACATTTCTACTTCTGTATTATcaaaaatatggaaatgaaCAAGTATTTGATGTCACATGAACTAGATTCGCGTTGGAACACGAACCAAACTAAGAATCCCACATCTAAATCagaaaaagttcaaacttTTATGGTTGAGCAGAACTCTGCTCATCAATGCACACGTTACACCAGCTTCAAGTTCTGATGATGACAAATAAAAGTTTGAGGGGAAGATTCTTCGAGGTTATGAATCCTCACATGAACGTTCTTTTCGCCCCAATTGTGTAGCCCTGGTGAGATCATACACACAATGAAAACCCGGTTAACAGTGCATAGAACTTCAGTCTAATGTAGGTTACCACAAGAAATTGCCCTTCGAGTTGTTCGAGCCGAGTTGAAATGGCTTCTAGAACTGTATAGTCATAAATATGACCTGCTCTCTTATCATCATCCCCATCGActtcaaattcaaaccaaGAACATAGAAGTCAacttaaaaaaactaataaataaaagaattggTCATACTAAATATGTAGCATTCGGTATTGGAGCAACCAATGATATTGgaattgttgggttttatacATCAGCAACAAAATTCTTATTGATTGAACACTTCGACTAGATATCCAGGGGGGGCTGTTCTTATCTAACCTCATGCTCATGCCTAGATGTCGTTCCTCGTGGAGCTTACATCAGCAGATCCATCCCTTCTCCTCATCCTCATTCTAGGAAGGATTATCGGTCGACAACAGACCAGCATAAAAAGCAACTGCATCATAAACGATGTCATGCTAATCCAGACATAGAGAGTCTTCCTCCAATACCATATAATCCTTTTAAACAGGGGGAGTTCGGATTCAAGGATTAAGGATGCATCATATATTTCGGGTATACCAGCACCAGGACTGAACTCTGCTCGCTGTTCAATTGTAACCCGCAGACAAGCTGTCGGTATATTTCCTTCGGCAAGACCTTTAAGCTTAAGATTCAGAGTCTGGGACTCCGATATATAGCCCGTAACAAGGGGTGCAAGCTTCAGGATAGTCAGTAAAAGGCGAATGGGCTCGCTTTTAAACTGCAACATGCATGGATGGCTTGAGCTTGCAAGAACGTCACCACTTACAGAAAGAAAGTCTACTCTTACCTGCAGCATGACCATCAAATATCTCACAAGGAATCACATAATAAACATTACCCAAACACACTTAAGAGAGAGTATACACATCCATTGATGATACTGAtaactaaaatagaattttcaggcaaatcaaaaccaaacaattacagaatttaataatatatagaCGTTCTTGTGAACTTGTCTGATCCAAGCAAGATTCTAAAAGACCTCGCCGACCCACCTTCATCACGTACGCACATAGTTGGCAAACTATTTGACGTTCCCCAGGGagtttttcattaatatttggTTGTGATTTAGACAACTGAAACCATTACTATATTAGCTTTATTTGTATTGCAGGGTGTCCACAGTGTTGAACTTATTTTACCGTGGCCTTTTCTTGTTTACTTTTATTCATAATTCATGGAACAGTTATGCACAAAAGAACCAATGCATACGACTAAACAACATAGATGTATAAATCAAGTTCTTAGCAGCTCCTATGTCTCGAATGCTATGCTACTATTCCCCTATCATCCTCTATCCAACCAAATTAATCATTGAAGCCTTGGACAATCATCTCAGAAGCACACTTTCATAGTGGTTTCTACTGCAAATTCCATCGCTCAGTGGTTAAGGCAGGGTAAAGAGGAATTGGATTATGATTCACAATCTTATCCATTGGAGCAATGTTTAAGATAATATCAAGTCGACTTCAATGAAGATCGACACTTaacataccaaaaaaaaaaaaaagtatctGAAAATTACGTTACTTGTCATAATTAGAAAAGGCATATTCCTTTAACAAAATGCATAAAGACATACCTGGAAGACCCCAAGATTTCTGTTATATTCAGACTCTGGCAATGTTAGTGAGACAATGGCCTgcaaatgatgatgatgaggaaTAACACGCGACTGGGTCTTCCCACTTGCGACATTTTCTTTACAATTCCGACCATAAAGAACATCTGAATCAGGTAAGATCGGCATATAAGCCTCAGGACTGTGTTTGGTGTAGTCAAAATTTAATACTTCTTTGATCTTAACAGGCTCCTGAACTAAGAACCTCATTAAAAACCCACCAAATATAAGCGCCGAAATCAAGAGACCACACAAAATGATACAAACATAAGCCGACCACAGAAAGCCCCACACACAGCGGAGTCCAGCCTTCCAAAGAGACTTGGGTTCCTTCAACCGTTCAGATATCAAAGGACTGACCACAGCAGTAACAAGTTCACAAAACCCAAATAACTTTCCTGTCACATATGCTCTCCCAAGCTTAATTGTTTGAAAAGGATGGAAAACAAACGTGTAAGAATGATATAAAAACCACAAGGGAAAGCAGAAACTGTAGACGAAGAAGCTAAGTTGAACCCCAATTGCCTTGATTAGCAATCCTACCATTAACATAAGTAGGTTTGAAGAAGAATGGCCGGATTCCGCCTCCGAAACGCCCAGTTCGCGGCCCGAGTTAGTCTCCACAGTAGTCACCGTCGATACCTCACTCTTCTCATCCTTCACGCTACTCGAACCTCCCCACGAGCTTACTTGAACCGATAAAGCCTCGGATCCCTCGAGTTTCTTTACATCGTCAATAAAATTCGGGTGAATTTCTGGGGTTTTCCATTCGGGGCTCATCATCACCGAATCGTCGATTGTACTTGTTAGGGAACTGATAGAGGAATCTGAGCTCGGAGTCTCGCCTGCGATCCTACGGCGAGCAGAGGGGCGATAGCGTAATGAATCGACAGATGAGAATTCATTCTCGGACGAGGTTTCAGGTACCGGAGAAGAGTCGGAAATGGAAGAAAGTGAAGTGGAAAGTTGAGGTTGATCGGTGACGGAAGAATCCTCCGGTGGGAACTCATCGAGAGTGTCGAAGAAGTCATCATCGTCTTCGTTATCTTTATCTTTGGTGTCGTGGGATTCCATACCGAGATGGAGTATCGAAATGCGCAATCTAAAACCAGAACATTGGGTTTCTTACAATCTTCAAATTCATCCTCCTCGATTTTCAGATTTAAATACACACAATTCCGATAAAGTTTCTCAACATGATCGCCTGTTTCAGATGAGATTGCAACGTAGTTAATAATTCccatcatttttaatttcaccCTTCCTCCTTAAAACTTATTAAATCaatctcattctcatttatttattataatttttaagttaaattaataaaaatattttctaaactttcaatctCATCttaaaaaaccttaaaaagcttcatttatattcttaaattaaaaaaatctaattttttttttttaatttcgaataataatttttttatttttcatatatgaCGTAAATAATAACTCATTCTCCATGATTGTGGGCCATTCTTTCTTGGCCCATCACTGTAAAAATGTCTAAATAGGCCCAAATATTAAGCCCATCAGGCCCACTACTCTGTCCAAATTTCCTATATATTGTCCAAATTCACATTTATAGCATAATCCATATAGAAGATATAGAAGGTAGAAAGTGACCTAGAACTCGACTCGTCGTCATGTTCAATTCTAAATCGTCTTTGTTACtattcatttcaaataaaaggTCTGAAGTTTAAATCTCCAccgaactaaaaaaaaataaaattattcgtACATCTTCTATTTCCTAGTTTCGCACTCTAacttaatataataaaattttatcgaTTCTAAGagttataataaattaaaaaaaaaaacatattagttTGACTTGTTGGGTGGTAAAAAAGTATTGTTTGACTTGTTTTTAGAGAAAAGAGGGTGGGAATCTTTTTACCcattaaacaaaaactaatttaaaatgatattttgtgATCGAAGTTTGGGTGTTATTATATGTTTGGAGGGAAAAGAAATTTGTGGAAATTGATGTTTGGAGAAATATTGAAAAGCAAAGcaaattggaaaaagaaaaaggttgcAGAGAGACAGAGAGTCAACCCAGAATCCTCCTCATTCAATTCTGCTCTAATGGGCACAACACACAAAAACNAGCGGTGATGATAAGAAGAGCCAAGGAGGAAGAGAAACNGCAGTCAAATTTATGGGCCTCTGGTtggaacaacaacaacaacaaccgaAACTCAATTAACATCAACAATGACAAAGTCCAACCTGTCCCACCACTacccaaataaattaatatctattcccttttcttttttttctttctttttttaattttatgcaaAAACAGGGGATAAATAatcaaacccaaatcaaaatccaaattcttttctcttttcaactCCCAAGGGGGGAGTACTACTCAAATTTTCCATTGAAAGCTAAGGATTTCTTTTTGGTGTTCATCTCCTTCAGTAATGAAAGATCCTTGCACCACTTACGCCGCCGCCGCTACCACACCCACTTCAGAAATGGACGCTTTGACCGCTACACTTTGCAATTCAATCCAAGCTTTAGGGCGTGGCTTTGATGTCACCGCCGATATTCGTCTTCTTTACTGCAAGGGAACACCTGGGTCGAGGCTGGTTCAGCTCGATGATGCCTCTACCAGGGATCTACATCTCTCTGATGGGGTTGTGGTTCCTAATGTGCCTGACCATGTTCACTGTTCTTCAGATACCAGGGCAACCGAAAACGTCCCCGTTTGCAGCTTCCACAAGGCGAGTTTGGAGCTCTTCCTTCAATCGCTCCTTGTTTTTGCTTTCTTATCATCAACCCTTTTCGTCCCATGTTCTATTTCCCTTCCTGAATTGTTAATGaatcaattttctctctccctctctccacCTTGTTTACATCTGATACTTGATTCATTACTATTTAGGCACTATTCCTTTTGCACTTTTTGATCTCTACAACTATTGTCTTCTTATATGTTTCTATCAATCTTATAGCTGTTGTAGTTTGATTTTTGGTATCTGTTCCATTAGTTTCTGTGACATTTCCTTCCTTGAGCTTGCTGGCTGCCTTTATAGAGCTTAATAAAGCATAAACTTGGTTAGAACTACTATTGCATTACATGGGTGGagattatttttgaaatagttGTAAGTTTGCAACTTGATCAATGCTTGAAATGAAGTTAAAAGCTTCAAACCTAAGTTCAAGCAGCTATGTGAATGATGTTAGTGCATTTCCCAGAATTGATTTAGTCTTGATCGACACTTTTGGTTTGCATATAGTTTTAAGTATAACTAGTTGATTAATATCAATGAGTACCATTAGAAACTCGATTATCAATTGAGGTCTTTTTCGTTAAATGCTTCATATGTTCCATTGATACCTGAAATTCCAGATGGCAGAATACTTCAATCAGAAATCAAATCTATCAGGAAACATTCCGCTTGGAAGCTTTAATGCCATGTTCAATTTCAGTGGCTCTTGGCAAGTCGACGCAGCAGCTACAAAATCACTTGCTATGATTGGatatttcattcctctctttAAGGTTGAATTGAAAAACCCGACCTTAGTTTTACACGATGAAATCAAACGTGCTGTGCCTTACACATGGGATCCTGTGTCCTTAGCTAGGTAAGCTATCTATTGTTGTCTGTGGTTCTTGTCGTGAATGTGCGCTTGCAATGTTCATGAATAGTCGTGACTTGACGATAATATATAACCGATACTTACTTTTCTTTCGTCagttttattgaaaattacgGTACGCATATCATAACATCAGCAACTATTGGTGGAAGAGATGTGGTATATATCCGGCAACACCAGTCATCTCCCTTATCAGAGTCTGAGATTGAGAACTACGTTAAAGAGGTCGGGGAACAACGATTTCTCGACTCCAAAAGCCAGTCAACTGTTGGTCCCTTGAGTTATAAGGATAAGGTTAGTTTAAAACACTCATTTTACTAAAGCCAGTTCACTGTTAAGTTTATGTTCCTTGAGGATCTCAACGAGTTGTCATGGTAAACCGTTCGAATCATTTTTCGCCTGGTTTAGTAAGCATATGAAATGCTATGCTTCTATCGACTTGAGTCTCAAAATGTAATAATCATGATGCTCGATTTCTTGTAGGATGTTACTGTAATTTTTAGGAGAAGAGGTGGTGATGATCTGGTTCAGAGTCATGCCAAGTGGGCAGAGACTGTAAAGTCAGCCCCAGATGTGATCAACATGACGTTTACCCCCATCGTTTCCATGCTTGAAGGAGTGCCTGGTGTGAAGCATTTAGCCCGAGCTATTGACCTATATTTGGAATGTAAGTACACTTCTATCAGTCTTAACACACGGAGACGTTGTTACCTACCTAAGAATGCGTTTCGATGGTGGCAAACTGGTTTAAGTTATTATAGAACTTCATCTAGAAAGTTAACCGATCACTTGAACCATGGCCGGTCATATCGCTTCACGCTTCTGCAGATTATAAAATGAAGATGTTGATTttgtttccaaaattttagttaaattgcTGAGTCTCTGTTAGTCTTACAGACAAGCCCCCGATCGAGGATCTGCAgtattttttggattttcaaaTTGGTAGAGCATGGGCTCCTGAACAAACCAACCTGCAAAGAAAAGAGCCCTTGTGTTCATCACTTCAGTTCAGCTTGATGGGTCCGAAGCTTTATATTAGCCCTGATCAGGTAATCTCCATCTCCTTAATTTTGCTGGCTTCAAAATGAGTTTGACCTTGTCTTTAAATCTGATGGGGTTCTTCTGATGAAGTAGATGTATGAAAAGTTATATACTGTTGCATTTTTGCACTGTTCAAGTTTTAGGTGCTTCCATGCTAATAGAGACAATGGTGTAGGGAAGTCAAAGCTTACTGATAGTGTTCTTGAAACaccagctcaaacccaccgctagtagatattgtcctttctGGGTTTCACTTTTtggacttcccttcaaggttttaaaacgcatctacttttaaggaatgtttcatttccctctccaaccaacgtaggatctcacaatccacccccttgagggccgGTGTCCTCGCTCGCACACCACCCGatgtttgactttgataccatttgtaacagccaagcccaccgctagcagatattgtcctctttggcctttccctttcgagtttcctatcaaggttttaaaacgtgtctactagggagaagttttcacacccttataaggaatgtttcatttccctatccaaccaacgtggaatctcacaaatcTGCCTATGGTTCCTTTACTCTTTGGGTATAGCGGGAGTTTCAAATGGACATATAGTCTTGAAGACAAGTCCACTTAATTCTATGCTTTTTGTCTTGTGGAGTATTTGTTTGGTTCCCTTTCCTGGACAGTTGGGGACGCACCTCCTTTTTTGAATTGAACTTTTGTGTTTCTAACCCTAATACAATCGAGTCTTCCCCATAAAAAGCTGTATCTTATCAATCACGTTCTATGATGATATCAAGAACATAACAACTCTTATCAATCATTGCATGTTATCGCAGATTACAGTTGGTCGTAAACCAGTAACGGGTCTTAGGCTTAACCTTGAAGGCTGCAAGCAAAACCGACTCGCTATCCATCTGCAACATCTGGTGTCACTGCCGAAGATTCTCCAACCCCATTGGGACTCGCATGTTGCCATAGGTGCCCTGAAATGGCATGGCCCCGAAGAGCAGGACAGCAGGTGGTTTGAACCCATCAAGTGGAAGAACTTCTCTCATGTAAGCACAGCACCCATAGAGTATACAGAAGCCAACATTGGAGATTTATCTGGTGTTCACATCGTGACTGGAGCGCAGCTCGGTGTTTGGGACTTTGGTGCCAAAAACGTACTATACTTGAAGCTTCTTTTCTCGAAGGTACCTGGCTGCACGGTTCGACGATCAGTCTGGGATCACAGCCCCTCCACCTCTGCTACCCCATCGAGGTCTGATGGTGCATCATCATcttccaaaacaaaaactgGTGAAGATAAAAAGGAAGACAGTTCAAGCAATGCTGGAAAACTGGCAAAAATTGTAGATTTGACAGAAATGTCGAAGGGTCCTCAGGATATTCCAGGTCATTGGTTGGTTACGGGGGCTAAGCTCGGGGTCGACAAGGGAAGGATAGTACTGCGCATCAAATATTCATTGCTGAACTACTGATCAGTTCTTGGTCGGGTTTCCCTTCACAAACTATAAACAAAAGTGGAGCATTTTTTTGCACAGAATTCATgtgttcttttttcctctcttcctACATTGTACATCTTATTAGTTTAGTTTGTAGCCATTTTATTCTTATGTTGTTTGTCACAATCATTTAATTATAGCaatgttcttgttttattcATCAcaattgttgttcttgttaGAGGACAAAGGGTTTCCTGCAAAACGATGATTACAAGTAGGATTAGAAcaccattttcaatttcttgtcAAGTCATGGATAAGCTGTTAGAACTTGGAAGGGCAGCAACCTCAAGCATACCATCCATGCTGGCCTAAGGCTAGAATAATTTGCAAGGCTCGAGGGCTGAAAAGATTGCGCTCGagctccaattttttttataaaatgtcGGAtgaatctataaattttaaattaggttTATAAGGaatctttaaactttaaattttattctaataaattaatatatttaagtCATAAAAGTATCACACAAAGAAAttgaatacaaaaaataaagaaattactAAACTAAACTTCTAATTCAAAGTTATGCaagaatcccacattggaaGAACTTTGATTGTACTCCTTCCTTTTAAATGAATTAGTGAGAGAACCATCCGCCGAGCTTGGTGATGTGAGCTTGTTACCTGAATGGGGGCTTTAAAATGGTTGGAGGCTTGTTCGTCCCAATGGAATAGGGGTCCTGGAGGCTGTTGATGTTGGCCCGCCCGTTCCAAGTAGGGAGTAGGTCATTGGGCCTTGGACGAAAGCTTGAGGCTCACTGGCCCTAAAGATGGAGGGAACTGCGTGAGGCTGGTTTCACAG
This sequence is a window from Cucurbita pepo subsp. pepo cultivar mu-cu-16 chromosome LG19, ASM280686v2, whole genome shotgun sequence. Protein-coding genes within it:
- the LOC111781740 gene encoding aquaporin NIP1-2-like gives rise to the protein MAEISGPSNGHHSVPLNIKDEPTPLTATEPLDCISVPFIQKLIAEVLGTYFLIFAGGASVVVNLSKDKVVTFPGISIVWGLVVMVMVYSVGHISGAHFNPAVTIAFATTKRFPWKQVPAYVIAQILGSTLASGTLRLIFNGEEDHFSGTLPSDSYLQTFVIEFIITFYLMFVVSGVATDNRAIGELAGLAVGATVLLNVMFAGPITGASMNPARSLGPAIVSRQFKGLWIYIVAPILGAISGALVYNTIRFTDKPLREITKSASFLRGQSRSGSH
- the LOC111781741 gene encoding aquaporin NIP1-1-like gives rise to the protein MAESSASNNERHSLSMSVEDDSASDCVSVLLIQKLIAEVMGTYFVIFAGEASVVVNLSKDGVITFPGISIVWGLVVMVMIYSVGHISGAHFNPAVTISFAITRRFPWSEVPSYLAAQVLGSTLASWTLRLIFNGKQDHFPGTLPSDSYMQTFVIEFIITFYLMFVVSGVATDNRAIGELAGLAVGATVLLNVMVAGPITGASMNPARSLGPALVFAEFKGLWIYMTAPILGAISGALVYNTIRFTDKPLREIARSASFLKSRHVTP
- the LOC111781739 gene encoding seipin-2-like isoform X2; its protein translation is MESHDTKDKDNEDDDDFFDTLDEFPPEDSSVTDQPQLSTSLSSISDSSPVPETSSENEFSSVDSLRYRPSARRRIAGETPSSDSSISSLTSTIDDSVMMSPEWKTPEIHPNFIDDVKKLEGSEALSVQVSSWGGSSSVKDEKSEVSTVTTVETNSGRELGVSEAESGHSSSNLLMLMLGRAYVTGKLFGFCELVTAVVSPLISERLKEPKSLWKAGLRCVWGFLWSAYVCIILCGLLISALIFGGFLMRFLVQEPVKIKEVLNFDYTKHSPEAYMPILPDSDVLYGRNCKENVASGKTQSRVIPHHHHLQAIVSLTLPESEYNRNLGVFQVRVDFLSVSGDVLASSSHPCMLQFKSEPIRLLLTILKLAPLVTGYISESQTLNLKLKGLAEGNIPTACLRVTIEQRAEFSPGAGIPEIYDASLILESELPLFKRIIWYWRKTLYVWISMTSFMMQLLFMLVCCRPIILPRMRMRRRDGSADVSSTRNDI
- the LOC111781742 gene encoding MACPF domain-containing protein CAD1 — its product is MKDPCTTYAAAATTPTSEMDALTATLCNSIQALGRGFDVTADIRLLYCKGTPGSRLVQLDDASTRDLHLSDGVVVPNVPDHVHCSSDTRATENVPVCSFHKMAEYFNQKSNLSGNIPLGSFNAMFNFSGSWQVDAAATKSLAMIGYFIPLFKVELKNPTLVLHDEIKRAVPYTWDPVSLASFIENYGTHIITSATIGGRDVVYIRQHQSSPLSESEIENYVKEVGEQRFLDSKSQSTVGPLSYKDKDVTVIFRRRGGDDLVQSHAKWAETVKSAPDVINMTFTPIVSMLEGVPGVKHLARAIDLYLEYKPPIEDLQYFLDFQIGRAWAPEQTNLQRKEPLCSSLQFSLMGPKLYISPDQITVGRKPVTGLRLNLEGCKQNRLAIHLQHLVSLPKILQPHWDSHVAIGALKWHGPEEQDSRWFEPIKWKNFSHVSTAPIEYTEANIGDLSGVHIVTGAQLGVWDFGAKNVLYLKLLFSKVPGCTVRRSVWDHSPSTSATPSRSDGASSSSKTKTGEDKKEDSSSNAGKLAKIVDLTEMSKGPQDIPGHWLVTGAKLGVDKGRIVLRIKYSLLNY
- the LOC111781739 gene encoding seipin-3-like isoform X1 translates to MESHDTKDKDNEDDDDFFDTLDEFPPEDSSVTDQPQLSTSLSSISDSSPVPETSSENEFSSVDSLRYRPSARRRIAGETPSSDSSISSLTSTIDDSVMMSPEWKTPEIHPNFIDDVKKLEGSEALSVQVSSWGGSSSVKDEKSEVSTVTTVETNSGRELGVSEAESGHSSSNLLMLMVGLLIKAIGVQLSFFVYSFCFPLWFLYHSYTFVFHPFQTIKLGRAYVTGKLFGFCELVTAVVSPLISERLKEPKSLWKAGLRCVWGFLWSAYVCIILCGLLISALIFGGFLMRFLVQEPVKIKEVLNFDYTKHSPEAYMPILPDSDVLYGRNCKENVASGKTQSRVIPHHHHLQAIVSLTLPESEYNRNLGVFQVRVDFLSVSGDVLASSSHPCMLQFKSEPIRLLLTILKLAPLVTGYISESQTLNLKLKGLAEGNIPTACLRVTIEQRAEFSPGAGIPEIYDASLILESELPLFKRIIWYWRKTLYVWISMTSFMMQLLFMLVCCRPIILPRMRMRRRDGSADVSSTRNDI